One part of the Cottoperca gobio chromosome 14, fCotGob3.1, whole genome shotgun sequence genome encodes these proteins:
- the fgfr4 gene encoding fibroblast growth factor receptor 4 yields MKKMARICPFCVLLLCLMDRVSARAIDEGRTKDLRVSRPLIAPGYPENTTAVVGGQTKLVCKVHRPASTKVQWLKTEVSQGGPPRLRALTALQSNASKVNTLHLSKITEEDAGEYICMAESTHAGQTVQAMQAAWLEVLPGIIIPRNVDLTAAEIPSEVLDDLSEDTTEHLLLEPGNVLKLRCDASTRPGMAVNWYKEGVRVLPTPRFQIRGAIMEITDVTYEDSGVYVCVLRGTKEPVRNFTITVADTLGSGDDDEDNGLEDSSAEIENDQVYFSRGPYWTHTQRMEKKLYAVPAGNTVKFRCPAMGSPMPSIRWLKNGRDFRGEHRIGGIKLRHQHWSLVMESVVPSDRGNYTCMVENKYGSITHSYVLDVLERSPHRPILQAGLPANTTAVVGSDVQFHCKVYSDAQPHIQWLKHIERNGSRYGSDGTPYVRVLKTGSLNMSEVEVLYLSKVTMEDTGEYTCLAGNSIGFAHQSAWLTVLSEEEAADALDTMETKYTDIIIYACGFLALIMAIVIVVLCRMQVHPRREPFDALPVQKLSKFPLRRQYSVDSNSSGKSSASLMRVARLSSSCSPMLAGVMEFELPYDPDWEFPRENLTLGKPLGEGCFGQVVRADAYGINKDSQVPASTVAVKMLKDDATDKDLADLISEMELMKVMDKHKNIINLLGVCTQDGPLYVLVEYASKGSLREYLRARRPPGMDYTFDVTKVPEEQLTFKDLLSCAYQVARGMEYLASKRCIHRDLAARNVLVTEDNVMKIADFGLARGVHQIDYYKKTTNGRLPVKWMAPEALFDRVYTHQSDVWSFGVLMWEIFTLGGSPYPGIPVEELFKLLKEGHRMDKPSNCTHELYMMMRECWHAVPTQRPTFKQLVEELDKVLLSISDEYLDLSTPFEQYSPSCEDTSSSCSSDNDSVFTHDALSTDPCLLGYQDVRSRIDMKKALR; encoded by the exons ATGAAGAAGATGGCGAGGATCTGCCCGTTCTGCGTTCTCCTGCTCTGTTTGATGGACAGAGTCTCGGCCAGGGCCATCGACGAAGGAAGGACTAAAG ATCTTCGGGTTTCCAGGCCTCTGATCGCGCCAGGTTACCCAGAAAACACCACAGCGGTAGTGGGTGGTCAGACGAAACTGGTGTGCAAAGTCCACCGCCCGGCGTCCACCAAGGTGCAGTGGCTGAAGACGGAAGTCAGCCAGGGAGGACCGCCTCGCCTCAGGGCTCTGACG GCCCTGCAGAGCAACGCGTCCAAGGTGAACACTTTGCATCTGTCCAAAATCACTGAGGAGGATGCAGGAGAGTACATCTGCATGGCCGAGAGCACCCACGCAGGACAGACAGTGCAGGCCATGCAGGCGGCGTGGCTGGAGGTCCTGCCTG GTATCATCATTCCTCGAAATGTGGACCTGACTGCTGCTGAAATCCCATCAG AGGTTCTTGACGACCTGAGTGAGGACACCACGGAGCATCTTCTGCTAGAGCCGGGAAACGTCCTGAAACTGCGCTGCGACGCGAGCACCCGGCCTGGCATGGCGGTCAACTGGTACAAGGAGGGAGTCCGGGTTCTGCCCACGCCCCGCTTCCAGATCCGCGGTGCCATCATGGAGATCACAGACGTGACATACGAGGACTCTGGcgtttatgtttgtgttctcCGGGGAACCAAAGAGCCTGTGAGGAACTTCACCATCACTGTGGCAG aCACATTGGGGTCGGGGGACGATGATGAGGATAACGGCTTGGAGGATTCATCGGCTGAGATCGAAAACGACCAGGTTTACTTCTCCAGAG GTCCTTACTGGACACACACCCAGCGTATGGAGAAGAAGCTGTATGCTGTTCCTGCAGGCAACACGGTGAAGTTTCGTTGCCCGGCCATGGGCAGCCCCATGCCGAGTATCCGTTGGCTCAAAAACGGACGTGATTTCAGAGGAGAGCACCGCATCGGAGGCATCAAG CTGAGACACCAGCACTGGAGCCTGGTGATGGAGAGCGTCGTGCCTTCAGACAGAGGAAACTACACCTGCATGGTGGAGAACAAATACGGCTCCATCACTCACAGCTACGTCCTCGATGTCCTCG AGCGCTCCCCACACAGGCCCATCCTGCAGGCCGGTCTACCAGCCAACACAACAGCAGTGGTGGGCAGCGATGTCCAGTTCCACTGTAAGGTCTACAGCGACGCCCAGCCTCACATTCAGTGGCTCAAACACATAGAAAGGAATGGCAGCCGCTACGGTTCTGATGGGACGCCCTACGTTCGGGTCCTCAAG ACCGGCAGTCTGAACATGTCAGAGGTGGAGGTGCTCTACCTGTCCAAAGTTACCATGGAAGATACAGGAGAGTACACCTGTCTGGCTGGAAATTCAATCGGATTCGCGCACCAGTCCGCCTGGCTCACCGTCCTCTCAG aggaggaagcagcagaCGCTTTGGACACCATGGAGACCAAGTACACGGACATCATCATCTACGCCTGTGGTTTCCTGGCTCTGATCATGGCCATCGTCATTGTGGTGTTGTGTCGAATGCAGGTCCACCCCAGAAGGGAGCCGTTTGACGCCCTGCCTGTCCAGAAGCTCTCCAAGTTTCCTCTTCGCAGACAG TACTCGGTGGACTCCAACTCCTCAGGGAAGTCCAGTGCGTCGCTGATGAGGGTGGCTCGCCTCTCTTCCAGCTGCTCTCCCATGCTGGCTGGAGTCATGGAGTTTGAGTTGCCCTACGACCCGGACTGGGAGTTCCCCAGAGAGAA ttTAACGTTGGGCAAACCTCTAGGAGAAGGCTGCTTCGGTCAGGTGGTCAGAGCTGATGCCTACGGGATCAACAAGGACTCTCAGGTTCCGGCCTCCACTGTGGCGGTTAAGATGCTCAAAG ATGACGCCACAGACAAAGATCTTGCAGACCTCATCTCGGAGATGGAGCTGATGAAGGTGATGGACAAACACAAGAACATCATCAACCTGCTTGGCGTCTGCACACAGGACG GCCCTCTGTATGTGCTGGTGGAGTACGCCTCCAAAGGCAGTCTGAGGGAGTACCTGCGGGCCCGAAGACCCCCAGGCATGGACTACACCTTTGATGTGACTAAGGTGCCTGAAGAGCAGCTCACCTTCAAAGACCTGCTGTCCTGCGCCTACCAGGTGGCCAGAGGGATGGAGTACCTGGCTTCTAAAAGG TGCATACACAGAGATCTGGCAGCCAGAAACGTTCTGGTGACGGAGGACAACGTGATGAAGATCGCTGACTTCGGTCTGGCCAGAGGAGTCCACCAGATCGACTACTACAAGAAAACCACCAAC GGACGGCTGCCGGTGAAGTGGATGGCACCAGAGGCTTTGTTCGACCGAGTCTACACACACCAGAGCGACGT GTGGTCGTTTGGCGTACTCATGTGGGAGATCTTCACGCTGGGCGGCTCACCTTACCCCGGTATCCCCGTCGAGGAGCTCTTTAAGCTTCTGAAGGAAGGACACCGCATGGACAAACCCTCCAACTGCACACATGAACT ctaCATGATGATGCGTGAGTGCTGGCATGCTGTTCCCACCCAGAGGCCGACCTTCAAACAGCTGGTGGAGGAGCT